A window of Chanodichthys erythropterus isolate Z2021 chromosome 16, ASM2448905v1, whole genome shotgun sequence genomic DNA:
ACTGAGTGTTAAAATTTACATAGACTGTTATATTCAGCAAGACAGCACTTTTACAGTTttatgggtgggtggatggatggatggatggataggctCTTCTCACCTGCCGCAAACTGACCCGGACCGGGTACACGATATCAGACCCCTCTCGTCGAAAGTGGCCGTGAGGCTTGTCTTTAATGACAAACACAATATCGGCCGGAATAGTGTTGGGTGTTTCGTCACCTTCGCGTGGAAACGTGATTTTGGTTCCCTCTTTCCAGCCACGCTTGATCTCAATAGTGAGGATTTTGTCCTCGGTTCTCAAGGTCCGTCCGTCCGGATTCAAGCGCTTGCGTGAGATTTTCATGCGCTTGGTGCACCCATGAAAGACCTCCTCTAGAGACACCCGGAGCTCGTGATGGATCGCGGGGTCCTGTTTTCTGCGCGGCGGGCCGCCCTGGCCAACGTGCCGTTCGCGTGGAAATCCGTTTATGTTAAAACTCGTGAAAGAACCAAAGGGGTCACTTCCGTCCACCTCCATGTCATCATCATCTCGTCCATTGACTTTCCTGCCAAAAAATATCTCGAAAGGATTGGCTCCCCCGAAAAACGTGGCAAACGTTGCATGAGGATCTCCATGGAAGGTGTAGGTGAAGTTGCCTCCTGGCCCGTCGGATGCTCCTCCACCTCCTTTAAGGCCTAAATGCACAGATTTGAGAGAAAACAcgttttatttctttataaacACTAAATGTACGCAAATACAGACCATTTATAATTAGACAACAGCGTTGACATCTAATTTCGACGGTTAATGTAGAGCTTTCTGGTTGAGCACTTCCAGGACAATAGAACATATGGTCAACTTTGTATAGCGTACAGTATACAGCCATACTGTACGGTAAATGTCCGGACTCAGCctttctttttcatttcaacattttttgtcTGTAGCCTACATCCGACATGTTTAAAAGATGCGCAGAGTAATTAAGTATGACTCACATAATGTTCACTGCTAATATAGATATATTACAGAGATGAAAGAAGCATACCTTCTTCGCCGTACTGGTCGTATATTTCCCGTTTCTTTGGATCACTGAGAACTTCATAAGCCTCCGCGACCTCCTTGAATTTCTCCTCCGCATTAGCCGCCTTGTTTTTGTCAGGATGCCATTTCAGAGCCTGTTTTCTGTACGCCTTTTTGATGTCGTCGTCTGATGCTCCTTTCGCGATTCccaatattttgtaataatcTTTTCCCATTTTCTCCTATGCAGACCAGGTTGGCGCCGCTGCCCGAGGATTCAGTCTCTTGAAAAAGAAGGACGTGAATAAATGCACTGTCGTGGCTACAGTGTCAAATCCTGCCTCTTTAAACCGTGATACAGATGATCAGTTGATCCTGTTGTGTCTGTTTGGAGGCGGTTACTCAGCACTAAAGATCTTGTGTTATTTTACCCTCTTTAAATAGCCATTGCTCCCTCCCCTGTACTATTGCAGCTCTGGAATAATCAGAGGGCGCTTTCTAGAACGTAGCTGAGGCACGTCATTTCCCATTTTCAGAGATCTAAATTCTCTTGAACCAGAAGCAATGTGAATAGCCTGAGAatagtctatctatctatctatctatctatctatctatctatctatctatctatctatctatctatctatctatctatctatctatctatctatctatctatctatctatctatctatctatctatctatctatctatctatcattagttttgtctgTCTGGGGATCTCTATTCTGGGGATTAGAGGATGGCAGTTTAGTGGCTGCATATTTTACAGTTAATGTACATTTCAGTAGCCTACATTATACACTGTTATTATACCAACCTACTAAGTATACTAAACTACTAAATTCTGATttgtaccttaaaataatagcctaataataCAAGTGGTAAAATGGAAAGGCATTTTATGACTTAATCTTTTGATGAAGTTAATCAAAGTTGGCATGAACACTAAAATTATTAGgcgatattaaaaaaaatctatctatctatctatctatctatctatctatctatctatctatctatctatctatctatctatctatctatctatctatctatctatctatctatctatctatctatctatctatctatctatctatctatctatctatctatccaggATTAATCCATACAAGACAAGCTCTGACAAGAAAAAGGTTCCACTTTAATTCCttatttagttgtttttttttttttttaaacaatcacTAGGACACTTTTTTCAATACTTACGTCACTTTTTCCAAAAATCTTGTATGTGGGCTAAACTTTTGCAGATTGACTACTGCATTTTTGCAGTATGCTAGAACTGAATATACTGAAATTTTATAcagtttacaatatattcatcTTACTAAGTTATGTAACCTGCAAAATGTGCTTACAATACTTTTTTCCTGTGACCTCATGTACTGGATGCTGTGTTCCCCATTTTTTGATGTAGTGTCTTTTGAATGCTCTGTAGTGTTTATATTGACTGATGTGTGTATGATCTGAAagctttgtttgtttcttttgtttctcCTGTCATTTAACCTCAGTTCTAATCAGTCTGTCATTTAGATGAACTTTAGACTAAAATAGGAGACTTTTATGATTAATAATACTGCAGACAATAGattattattaaagggatagttcacccaaaaatgaaaatgatcccatgatttttACTCCTCAAGCCATTgtatatcttctttcagatgaacacaatcagagatatatttaaaaatatccttagttgCAGGGTTTCTAATGGTTGTAAATGGGGGCCACATTTTGAagtcaaaaataatgca
This region includes:
- the dnajb4 gene encoding dnaJ homolog subfamily B member 4, producing MGKDYYKILGIAKGASDDDIKKAYRKQALKWHPDKNKAANAEEKFKEVAEAYEVLSDPKKREIYDQYGEEGLKGGGGASDGPGGNFTYTFHGDPHATFATFFGGANPFEIFFGRKVNGRDDDDMEVDGSDPFGSFTSFNINGFPRERHVGQGGPPRRKQDPAIHHELRVSLEEVFHGCTKRMKISRKRLNPDGRTLRTEDKILTIEIKRGWKEGTKITFPREGDETPNTIPADIVFVIKDKPHGHFRREGSDIVYPVRVSLRQSLCGCSVTVSTIDGKTCNMKITDVIKPGMRKIIAGQGLPFPKNPEQRGDLIVEFDVNFPESLPSNAKDVLKRHLPVS